ACGATCTTTTCCTGTTGACACGTCTCTCCTTCTGGAATATATGTAACATTGTTTTGTTAATCCCCTAAAACACCGCCATCCAAGGATGGGAGGTTTGTATATGGTACGTCGCGATAAATCGAACTATATCATCCAGTCGGTCGCCCATGCACTCGACGTCCTCGAGGAATTCCGGGGGGAGATGGACGAACTGGGTGTAACTGAACTCAGCAAGAAACTGAAGCTGCACAAAAACAACGTATTCCGCATACTGGCGACTCTCCAGTCGAGGAATTACATCGAGCAGAACAGGACGAACGACAACTACCGCCTCGGCATAAAGTGCCTCGAGCTGGGGCAGACTTTCATTCACCAAAGGGGTCTCCTGAAACAGGCGCAGCCGATTCTGCGCGAGCTTGCCGAAAGCTCGGCGGAAACCAGCTATCTCTCGATCCTCAGGAGCAGCGACGTGGTTTATCTCGACGCCGTGGAGACCACTTCGACGGTGCGCGTCGTTTCCCGCGTAGGCCTGCATATGCCCATTCATGCCACAGCTGCAGGGAAGGCGCTTATTGCATTCGAATCGGAAGAGGAACTGAAAAAACGCTTCCACGCGGAGCTTCAGAGGTTTACGAAGAATACGATCACATCTTCGGATGATCTGCTTAACGAGCTTGCCGCTGTCCGGGAAAAGGAATACGCGGCCGACCTCGAGGAATTCGAGGACGGGTTGCGCTGCATCGCATCCCCCGTTCGGGACTACACGCGCAAGGTGATCGCGGCCATCAGCGTGTCCGGCC
This genomic window from Deltaproteobacteria bacterium contains:
- a CDS encoding IclR family transcriptional regulator; amino-acid sequence: MVRRDKSNYIIQSVAHALDVLEEFRGEMDELGVTELSKKLKLHKNNVFRILATLQSRNYIEQNRTNDNYRLGIKCLELGQTFIHQRGLLKQAQPILRELAESSAETSYLSILRSSDVVYLDAVETTSTVRVVSRVGLHMPIHATAAGKALIAFESEEELKKRFHAELQRFTKNTITSSDDLLNELAAVREKEYAADLEEFEDGLRCIASPVRDYTRKVIAAISVSGPAHRLSDDRIAQSIGPEVSRCAKALSMRLGFRE